In Spea bombifrons isolate aSpeBom1 chromosome 12, aSpeBom1.2.pri, whole genome shotgun sequence, the following proteins share a genomic window:
- the CYTH2 gene encoding cytohesin-2, with product MEDTVCVPADLTPEERIELENIRRRKQELLVEIQRLRDELKDAMNEVEGLEANEGSKTLQRNRKVGMGRKKFNMDPKKGIAYLQENELLRNTPEEIARFLYKGEGLNKTAIGDYLGEREDFNIAVLHAFVDLHEFTDLNLVQALRQFLWSFRLPGEAQKIDRMMEAFAQRYCMCNPGVFQSTDTCYVLSFAVIMLNTSLHNPNVRDKPGFERFISMNRGINDGGDLPEELLRNLYDSIRNEPFKIPEDDGNDLTHTFFNPDREGWLLKLGGRVKTWKRRWFILTDNCLYYFEYTTDKEPRGIIPLENLSIREVEDPRKPNCFELYIPNNKGQLIKACKTEADGRVVEGNHNVYRISAPTPEEKEEWIKSIKAAVSVDPFYEMLAARKKRISVKKKQMQQQQQQQEQS from the exons ATGGAGGACACGGTTTGCG TCCCCGCGGACCTGACTCCTGAGGAGCGTATTGAGTTGGAAAATATCAGACGTCGGAAACAGGAACTTCTGGTAGAAATCCAGAGACTGCGAGATGAGTTGAAAGATGCCATGAACGAGGTGGAAGGCCTTGAGGCAAATGAAGGAAG tAAAACGTTGCAGAGAAATCGAAAGGTTGGCATGGGGAGGAAGAAATTCAACATGGACCCTAAAAAG GGCATCGCGTACCTGCAGGAGAATGAGTTGCTTCGGAATACGCCGGAAGAAATAGCACGTTTTCTTTACAAGGGTGAAGGGCTTAATAAAACTGCCATCGGGGACTATTTAGGAGAGAG GGAGGACTTCAACATTGCTGTTCTTCATGCTTTTGTGGACCTTCATGAGTTTACAGACCTCAACTTGGTCCAAGCCCTCAG GCAATTCCTGTGGAGCTTCCGCCTTCCAGGAGAGGCTCAGAAAATTGACCGCATGATGGAAGCGTTTGCACAGAGATACTGCATGTGTAACCCTGGCGTGTTTCAGTCTACAG ACACGTGCTATGTCCTGTCTTTTGCGGTCATTATGCTGAACACGAGTCTGCACAATCCCAATGTTCGAGACAAGCCCGGTTTCGAGAGATTCATCTCAATGAACAGAGGCATTAACGATGGGGGAGACCTTCCCGAGGAGCTGCTCAGG AATTTGTATGACAGTATCAGAAATGAGCCATTTAAGATCCCAGAGGATGATGGGAATGACCTGACCCACACCTTCTTCAACCCAGATAGAGAAGGTTGGCTCCTCAAATTGG GTGGTAGAGTGAAAACATGGAAGCGGCGCTGGTTTATTCTGACTGACAACtgtttgtattattttgaaTATACTACG GATAAAGAGCCACGAGGAATTATCCCACTGGAGAATCTTAGTATTCGGGAAGTGGAAGATCCACGTAAACCA AACTGCTTTGAGCTCTACATTCCTAATAACAAGGGGCAACTAATCAAAGCCTGTAAGACCGAAGCCGATGGCAGAGTAGTGGAAGGCAACCACAATGTCTACAGAATCTCAGCACCAACACCCGAAGAAAAGGAAGAGTGGATAAAGTCTATAAA ggcAGCTGTGAGCGTGGACCCATTCTATGAGATGCTGGCAGCTCGGAAGAAGCGCATCTCTGTTAAGAAAAAACagatgcagcagcagcaacaacaacaaGAACAGTCTTAA